A window of the Plasmodium vivax chromosome 12, whole genome shotgun sequence genome harbors these coding sequences:
- a CDS encoding phosphate transporter, putative (encoded by transcript PVX_082960A), whose translation MAFVTGANDIANTFSTSIGSKALTIKKALIIAFFFEALGASLLGGTVTDSIRSKIINFEAFYDAPEFLMLGMFCALMGATMWLAIATCLGLPVSTTHSIIGALLGFGLAAGHSKSIKWEKIHSIVISWFAAPILAGSCSAVAFTLLRHLILRRRNSFQIIKRSYWFLIFLITLPFSVFLVFQNPIVLNLECRMKKDKQIVTTSPCYIQDWSAANPFYSTIACLVLSSILTCIGSIIIYVVYNERLKNFSFRKNLFGDDMMNDLEKNGKDANNNTICNVNNSSLNSVASNETQVTQPKGGAGAAQQQGGSGATAGVAAPAGEALPHCEKRKNQAEQNYQTVINMKNMEEKNELLEKKKSGNLGRAGSSINSGSNNANSNIAQTVIENFDPETEIVFSSLQIISAILGVVAQSANDTANAIGPFAAVFNTYNNGIKGKLKVQWYILLFGGLSMSLGLSVLGYRVIRTVGMKLIKITPSRGFTIELISGLVVLFFSICGIPLSSTHCAVSSVIGLGLVEAKISEENEAAGAGKDKSQVDKNANLPVKKKSLFCPFSFLNTSCVNLKLFRTIFLSWIITVSFSG comes from the coding sequence atggcaTTTGTGACTGGAGCAAATGATATAGCGAACACATTTAGCACCTCCATAGGATCCAAAGCACTAACCATTAAGAAAGCTTTAATAattgccttcttttttgagGCATTAGGAGCTTCCTTACTTGGTGGGACAGTCACAGACTCCATACGATCaaaaataatcaattttGAAGCCTTTTACGATGCGCCCGAATTTCTGATGCTGGGGATGTTTTGCGCCCTTATGGGTGCAACCATGTGGCTAGCCATAGCGACATGTTTAGGATTGCCTGTCTCGACCACGCACAGTATAATAGGAGCATTGTTAGGCTTCGGACTGGCAGCAGGGCATAGTAAGTCAATTAAATGGGAGAAAATACACAGCATTGTAATATCCTGGTTTGCagcccccattttggcagGAAGTTGTTCAGCTGTAGCGTTTACCCTACTGCGGCATTTGATACTCCGGAGGAGAAATTCTTTTCAAATAATTAAGAGATCGTATTGGTTCCTCATTTTTCTGATTACCCTACCGTTTAGTGTGTTCTTAGTGTTCCAGAATCCCATAGTATTAAATTTGGAGTGTAGGATGAAAAAGGACAAACAGATCGTCACCACATCGCCATGTTACATTCAAGACTGGAGTGCAGCCAACCCGTTCTACTCCACCATAGCTTGCCTGGTCCTCTCCTCCATCCTCACCTGCATAGGATCCATCATCATCTACGTAGTGTACAATGAGAGGTTGAAGAATTTCAGTTTtaggaaaaatttatttgggGACGACATGATGAACGATTTGGAAAAGAATGGAAAGGATGCAAATAACAACACCATTTGTAACGTCAACAATAGTAGCCTGAACTCGGTTGCTTCGAATGAGACCCAGGTTACGCAGCCGAAGGGGGGTGCAGGAGCGGCCCAGCAGCAGGGAGGTAGTGGAGCCACAGCAGGAGTAGCGGCACCTGCTGGGGAGGCTTTACCCCACTgtgaaaagaggaaaaaccaAGCTGAACAGAACTACCAAACGGTTATCAACATGAAGAATATGGAGGAGAAGAATGAacttttggagaaaaaaaaaagtggaaatttGGGCAGGGCTGGCAGCAGCATTAACAGTGGTAGCAATAATGCCAATAGTAACATAGCCCAAACGGTGATCGAAAATTTCGATCCCGAGACAGAAATCGTTTTTTCGTCGCTTCAAATCATTAGTGCCATTTTGGGGGTGGTGGCCCAAAGTGCAAACGACACGGCTAATGCGATAGGCCCCTTTGCCGCCGTTTTTAACACGTACAATAATGGCATTAAGGGGAAGCTAAAAGTTCAGTGGTACATCCTACTGTTTGGGGGTCTGTCCATGTCCCTTGGTCTGTCCGTGCTAGGCTATCGAGTCATCAGGACGGTGGGAatgaaattaattaaaattactCCGTCGAGAGGTTTCACCATTGAACTTATTTCCGGGTTGGTGGTCCTATTTTTTAGTATTTGTGGTATCCCGCTGAGTTCCACCCATTGTGCAGTGTCTAGTGTGATTGGTCTGGGCCTCGTGGAGGCCAAGATTTCGGAAGAGAATGAAGCCGCCGGTGCAGGCAAGGACAAGTCCCAAGTGGATAAGAATGCAAATCTGccggtgaagaagaagagcctgttttgccccttctcctttttgaacACCTCCTGCGTGAATTTGAAGCTCTTTAGGACCATCTTTCTTTCCTGGATCATCACGGTGTCCTTTTCGGGTTAG
- a CDS encoding 60S ribosomal protein L18a, putative (encoded by transcript PVX_082965A), with product MVRVADNSLKTNIHQYHIVGRAIPTEKDKNPNVYRMCIFAKNDTNAKSRFWYFMKKINKLKKSNGELLACEQIRERFPLRVKNYGVLLRYDSRTGTHNMYKEFRDTTKEGAIAQLYSEMAGRHRARASSISVIRISEISANLVRRPHIKQLLKKRLRFPALHLPTLKKEYRRKYAAKRPSTYRM from the exons ATGGTTAGGGTCGCAGATAACTCCTTGAAAACGAAT ATCCACCAGTACCACATCGTCGGCAGAGCCATCCCAAcggaaaaagataaaaaccCGAACGTGTACCGAATGTGCATTTTCGCGAAGAATGACACGAATGCGAAATCTCGATTTTGGTactttatgaaaaaaataaacaagtTGAAAAAATCAAATGGAGAGTTACTAGCTTGTGAGCAAATAAGAGAAAGGTTCCCCCTTCGAGTAAAAAACTATGGGGTGTTACTACGTTATGATAGCCGAACGGGTACCCACAACATGTACAAGGAGTTTAGGGACACCACAAAGGAAGGAGCCATTGCTCAATTGTATTCCGAAATGGCAGGAAGGCATAGAGCCAGAGCATCATCCATCAGTGTCATCAGGATATCAGAGATAAGTGCCAACTTGGTGCGAAGGCCACATATTAAGCAGCTGCTTAAGAAGAGGCTACGCTTCCCGGCGCTGCATTTGCCCACCTTGAAAAAGGAGTACAGAAGAAAATACGCAGCTAAGAGGCCTTCTACGTACAGAATGTAA
- a CDS encoding hypothetical protein, conserved (encoded by transcript PVX_082955A) yields MFVSEKMTAVLAVYSILFMRYSLAIKPKNYLLFSCHATNTVVQSVLLFRKLKYEAESKKALQHV; encoded by the coding sequence ATGTTCGTTTCGGAGAAAATGACGGCCGTTCTGGCCGTCTATAGTATATTATTCATGAGATACTCCCTTGCGATTAagccaaaaaattatttgcttttttcctgCCATGCTACAAACACGGTTGTGCAAagcgttttgctttttcgaAAATTGAAATACGAGGCCGAGAGTAAGAAGGCCTTGCAGCACGTTTGA